Part of the Candidatus Dojkabacteria bacterium genome, AATATATTTTGGAACTGGACTTATGGTAATAACAATCGGCTGGGGATTATATGGAGTTATAAGGCTTATAAGAAGTAGGATTGATTAAACAACATTAATCTGAAGTTTGCCTCGTTTGTATCCGGTTAACTTTTTGAAAGAAACCGTTCCTTCCTTTGTAGCATAGATGGTGAAATCTTTACCCATTTTGGTATTTTCGCCGGGATACATTTTGGTGCCAAGCTGGCGAATAATGATAACTCCGGGCTTAACACTCTGTCCTTCGTTTACTTTTAGACCACGTCTTTTACCTGCAACATTTACACCTTGTCTTGCTTTAGACGAGCCTGCCGCAACATGTGCCATGACTTTTTATCTCTGTAAGTTAATGCATTATAAATGCGGAGCTATTTTAATATATGTACACGACTTAGTCAATGATATTTGGTTATTCGCCTAAATCGACTAATCCTTGGGGGGCATCTTCATCTTCCGGGAGAATTGGGCCAAATTCCTCTTCCTCTTCATTGGTTACGATATCCGGTTCGACCGGTCTTGCTACTGCATTACCGTCAATCACGCTTACAACTCTCATAAGTTCGCCACAAAAGGGGCACTTGATTGTTTTTTCAATTTCCTCACCGCAGTTTGGACATTGGAGAACAATGATTTGATGATTGCAGTTGCCATGAGTGTTTTCTTCACCCTCTATTACTAGCCCGGTATCTGTTATTATTCTTTTGGTTTTACTGGACATTATAATGCAATCGGTTATGTAAATATTTATTAGTATACATGCCGGAGAGAGATTGTCAAATGGTAGTAAGTAGTAGGGATATGTCAATGACTTGTCCAGTAGTAAAGTAATACTCCGGAACATAGGAATCAACGGAAGCTTGCGCAGTAAAGCAGTGAAGTAATCCTCTCCGGAACATAGGAATCGATGGAGTATTAAATCGTAAAAAAGTGAGCAAGTGCTTACTCCGACAAAACAACAACGGTAAATTCACCCTTTAAAGGAATTTCATTTCCCAAAAGCTGTGCTATCTCTGTAGCCTTTTTTGTGACAATCTGCTCATGGATTTTGGTAAGCTCACGAGCAATACAGACGGAAGCTATCGGATATTTTTGTGCAATATAATCAAGGACGGATTTTATCCTTCTTGGCGATTCAAAAAATAAGAATGTTTCCTTGCGTGCAATATATTTATCGAGTACTTTGTGAAACTTTACGGTTTTAGGTAGAAATCCTATGAAGGTAAAAGGATAAGGAGGAAGTCCGCTTGCAGTAAGTGCTGTGGTGATTGCCGATGCACCAGGAATGGATACAACGTTATGTTCTGTAGTCTCTTTTATTTTGCGGACCACGGTAAAGCCAGGGTCGGATATAATAGGTGTCCCGCTTTCCGATACGATTGCCAGATTTTTACCATCGTTAAGTAGTTTTATAATACCTTCGGCTGATTCTGTTTCATTATGGTTTTCGTGAACCATTAATCTTTTTTTAATGCCGTATTTTCCTAAAAGTTTAAGAGTTGTGCGTGTGTCCTCGCATAAAATAACATCGACTGCCTTTAGGGTATCCAGCGCCCGCAGTGTAATGTCTTTTAGATTGCCAATTGGTGTTGCGACAAGGTAAAGTGTTGCCATATAATCAGTATACAGTAATCAGTGGAATAGTGAAATAGTGAAGCAGGAGAGATAGGTCTATGATTTGTTTATAAGTAGTAAGCAGTAAAACAATGAGTAAGAAAAGTGTGTTATAATATATATGCATAATCTGTAAAATATCAACAGATCCTATGGGGCAGCTAGAAATCATAACAAATTATCCTATTACTTATGGGCGTGATAAATTGCCATTATATTTAGATCAGGTTTGCCGGTATAATCCTGAAGTGTTTTGCAATACAACATCTGGTCATCAATTATTGTTTCGAGTTCCTAAATTTAATCTTTTTTCTTGGACCTCTTCACTTTTTGGGTGTCCGTCGCTTAGCTCAAATTTAAAATCAACCGTTGTGGATCTGGAGGTTTGGCTGGTTGATGGCGACAAGCTCTACTACAAACCGGTTTGTAATAATACTCTTCCTAATGA contains:
- a CDS encoding 50S ribosomal protein L27, which produces MAHVAAGSSKARQGVNVAGKRRGLKVNEGQSVKPGVIIIRQLGTKMYPGENTKMGKDFTIYATKEGTVSFKKLTGYKRGKLQINVV
- the rsmI gene encoding 16S rRNA (cytidine(1402)-2'-O)-methyltransferase, whose translation is MATLYLVATPIGNLKDITLRALDTLKAVDVILCEDTRTTLKLLGKYGIKKRLMVHENHNETESAEGIIKLLNDGKNLAIVSESGTPIISDPGFTVVRKIKETTEHNVVSIPGASAITTALTASGLPPYPFTFIGFLPKTVKFHKVLDKYIARKETFLFFESPRRIKSVLDYIAQKYPIASVCIARELTKIHEQIVTKKATEIAQLLGNEIPLKGEFTVVVLSE